In the genome of Diachasmimorpha longicaudata isolate KC_UGA_2023 chromosome 19, iyDiaLong2, whole genome shotgun sequence, one region contains:
- the LOC135171181 gene encoding uncharacterized protein LOC135171181, translated as MGESKDDTFCKKMRAATREIHAVSDALVNAKLAFGLQDDKVWADGLLVFYDIFKYLEQTMPGIIKKYEIDNLISPEMERTKAFEEDLNYYLGNEWNKNHSSRESVKSYLAHLKAVESTKPILLLAYVYHLYMGLLSGGIILRKKRQIIQKISPFKSTDKLEGNRVTDFGKNSIYQLKENFRSRMNDLAEGLDDETKGQLIEESKVVFVMNNQIIRSVRGASAVMMRKIIYVVTIFLVLVLYFIFKR; from the exons ATGGGGGAGTCAAAGGACGATACCTTCTGCAAAAAAATGAGAGCAGCAACTAGAGAAATCCATGCTGTCAGTGATGCCCTGGTGAATGCCAAACTGGCGTTCG GTTTGCAAGATGATAAAGTCTGGGCAGATGGTCTCCTGGTATTCTACGACATCTTCAAGTATTTGGAGCAGACAATGCCTGGCATaatcaaaaaatatgaaattgataatttaatatcCCCAGAGATGGAGAGGACTAAAGCCTTCGAGGAggatttgaattattatctaGGGAACGagtggaataaaaatcattcatcgag GGAAAGTGTAAAGAGTTATTTAGCTCATTTAAAAGCTGTAGAATCGACAAAACCAATTCTCCTCTTGGCCTATGTTTACCACCTCTACATGGGCCTCTTAAGTGGTGGAATTATTCTCCGAAAAAAGCGTCAGatcattcagaaaatttccCCCTTCAAATCCACCGATAAATTAGAAGGGAATCGTGTAACTGATTTTGGAAAGAATTCGATTTACCAATTAAAAGAGAATTTCAGGAGCAGGATGAATGACTTGGCTGAGGGTCTTGACGATGAGACGAAAGGACAGTTAATAGAGGAGAGCAAAGTCGTATTTGTTATGAATAATCAGATAATTAGAAGTGTTCGTGGAGCTAGTGCTGTtatgatgagaaaaattatttacgtcgttacgatttttctggttttggttttatattttatttttaaacgttag
- the LOC135171180 gene encoding peroxisomal ATPase PEX1 isoform X1: MQDKRLIVKYVPVKDSFVLVPSPWHRKLSSQAGAIKVSHEGKDFYFAPSQSQSSPGDFLCINATFGKCLQIKEGTEVNVSYVPDPPALTNIQVQTVNVEDWHIVNLKSHKIETTLLDQVGIVSLDQPIVVWLSKYLNVTLLVESISPPFRYGKIENHTEVVVRSVSVDKTSGDSQKKIPRNSRPKKCETDCEILMKNWRCPKLPEIFRICLVSLDEKYRVNGIPETEISSPHNIFMFSSRLRELFPERKNFSMIYGRIKRVFKEKQSSNLPVSLTNQRNSDNEPEMVVSLSPVEHFLNKQFIGSNGDDKNIWLSEGLRRYSRLPLGTKVHIEPLENVDNIVTSLGILSSGDFDEKTLENNFKDYVHQYSTKNDLIISQNTRISLGDRKCRIKLRPDDIPHVLLNDEKLRTIKIEIIREGNTQVNEETLEDNLPPQEVYETPLKKILEDSVRMLTMSLTPQDYSFPRQNILICGSTGTGKTTLLHHLQQKMENPPNFMNTIFVDCRKLKGKKVDAVSKIFTSTMHDCVYYQPSVLFLDNLDSITSRPSDNEEDSPDATNATRISESLSSLFTIYQSSHLISIVASSTRMERLGVGLRPSRGVHVFQTMMNVPSLSAEERIDFLKFKLRGKVEISEKNFNWEFYSGKTEGWVFQDLSDLSEKSVFIAWKRGRAPVVLEDEDLSKALGMIKPLSLYGVSLFSGEGNSWGDIGGLEGVKESLRQILQWPLMYPGLFAKAPVRHQSGILLYGMPGTGKTMLAGAIAKECGLNFINIKGPELLSRYIGASEEAVRSIFEKAQRIRPCIVFFDEFESLAPRRGHDSTGVTDRVVNQLLTQFDGVEGREGVAIVAASSRPDLLDPALLRPGRLDKSLLCPLPDEQTRATILDTLCKRQSIDVKHLDLVALAKMTSGFTGADLNAVITQARLNAVEERLEESNSFEGMRITQDMLIRSLEDTQPSLTTGEISKFNRIYNRFMNGGNVPDDLGIKQKATLA, from the exons ATGCAAGATAAACGTCTTATTGTTAAATATGTGCCGGTGAAAGATTCTTTTGTGTTAGTACCCAGCCCCTGGCATCGTAAATTGTCCTCTCAG GCTGGTGCCATAAAAGTGTCCCACGAAGGGAAAGACTTCTATTTTGCCCCTTCACAATCACAATCAAGTCCAGGTGATTTTTTATGCATAAATGCAACGTTTGGAAAATGTTTGCAAATAAAAGAAGGGACAGAAGTCAATGTTTCTTATGTTCCTGACCCACCTGCACTGACAAACATACAGGTTCAAACTGTCAACGTTGAGGACTGGCACATTGTG AACCTGAAATCTCATAAAATCGAGACGACACTCCTGGATCAAGTTGGTATCGTATCCCTGGACCAGCCGATTGTCGTCTGGCTATCAAAGTACCTGAATGTTACGCTCCTCGTCG AGTCAATCTCTCCCCCCTTTCGCTacggaaaaattgagaatcaCACGGAAGTTGTGGTTCGGTCTGTGAGTGTGGATAAAACCTCTGGTGACAGTCAAAAGAAAATTCCGCGGAATTCGCGTCCTAAAAAATGCGAAACAGATTGCGAGATTTTAATGAAGAACTGGAGGTGTCCAAAGCTCCCCGAGATATTCCGTATTTGTCTAGTGTCATTGGACGAAAAATATAGAGTCAATGGAATTCCAGAGACTGAAATATCGTCTCCCCATAATATATTCATGTTCTCGAGTCGATTGAGGGAATTATTTCCCGAGAGGAAGAATTTTTCGATGATTTATGGGAGGATTAAGAGAGTATTTAAAGAGAAACAAAGCAGTAATTTACCCGTCAGCCTCACTAATCAGAGAAATAGTGATAATGAGCCAGAGATGGTCGTAAGTCTCTCCCCAGTGgagcattttttaaataaacaatttattggATCGAACGGAGACGACAAGAACATTTGGTTGTCAGAGGGTTTAAGGAGATATTCACGTCTCCCTCTGGGTACAAAAGTTCATATAGAGCCACTGGAGAACGTGGACAACATAGTTACATCGTTAGGAATCCTCTCCTCgggagattttgatgaaaaaaccctagagaataattttaaagatTACGTACATCAATATTCCACGAAGAACGACTTAATTATTTCCCAAAACACGAGGATCTCCCTGGGGGACAGAAAATGTAGAATAAAACTCCGTCCGGATGACATCCCCCACGTTCTGCTGAACGATGAGAAGCTGAGgacaataaaaatcgaaataattCGGGAGGGGAATACCCAGGTTAATGAAGAGACCCTCGAGGATAATCTTCCTCCTCAGGAAGTTTATGAAACTCCGTTGAAGAAAATCCTAGAAGACTCCGTGCGAATGCTCACGATGAGCCTGACCCCGCAGGATTATTCCTTCCCCCGACAGAACATTCTAATCTGCGGGTCCACTGGCACCGGCAAGACGACTCTCCTCCACCACCTCCAGCAGAAGATGGAGAATCCTCCGAACTTCATGAACACGATTTTCGTGGACTGTCGAAAGTTGAAGGGAAAGAAAGTCGACGCAgtttcgaaaattttcaccTCGACGATGCACGACTGCGTGTACTACCAGCCCTCAGTACTGTTCCTGGACAACTTGGACAGCATCACGAGTCGCCCGAGTGACAACGAGGAGGATTCCCCGGATGCGACGAACGCCACGAGAATTTCCGAATCGCTGAGCAGTCTCTTCACGATTTATCAGTCTTCCCACTTGATTTCTATCGTGGCCTCCAGCACCCGAATGGAGCGTCTGGGGGTGGGACTGAGGCCCTCCCGAGGGGTCCACGTCTTCCAGACGATGATGAACGTCCCGAGCCTGTCGGCGGAGGAGAGAATCGACTTCCTGAAGTTCAAATTGCGAGGGAAAGTGGAAATTtcggagaaaaatttcaattgggAGTTTTACTCGGGGAAGACTGAAGGCTGGGTGTTCCAGGATCTCTCGGATTTGTCCGAGAAGTCGGTGTTCATTGCCTGGAAGCGTGGAAGGGCCCCAGTCGTTCTGGAGGATGAGGATTTGTCAAAGGCCCTGGGAATGATCAAGCCATTGTCTCTGTATGGGGTGTCGCTGTTCTCCGGGGAAGGTAACAGCTGGGGGGATATCGGGGGCCTTGAGGGGGTGAAGGAGTCCCTCAGGCAGATCCTCCAGTGGCCCTTGATGTACCCAGGACTCTTCGCGAAGGCCCCTGTGAGACACCAGAGTGGAATTTTGTTGTATGGAATGCCGGGGACTGGGAAGACGATGTTGGCTGGGGCCATCGCCAAGGAATGTggattaaatttcattaatatcaAGGGCCCGGAGTTGTTATCCAGGTACATTGGGGCCAGTGAGGAGGCTGTGAGGAGCATCTTCGAGAAGGCCCAAAGGATCCGGCCTTGCATTgttttttttgatgaattcgAGAGTTTAGCTCCGAG GCGAGGCCACGACTCCACCGGTGTAACAGATCGAGTGGTAAATCAACTTTTGACCCAATTTGATGGTGTCGAGGGTCGTGAAGGAGTCGCTATCGTGGCGGCCTCATCGAGGCCCGATCTGTTGGATCCGGCTTTACTGAGGCCGGGTCGTCTTGACAAATCGTTACTCTGTCCACTTCCGGATGAGCAAACAAGGGCAACAATCCTTGATACCTTGTGCAAACGCCAGTCCATCGATGTTAAACATCTTGACCTCGTGGCATTGGCAAAAATGACAAGTGGGTTTACCGGAGCTGATCTCAATGCTGTCATCACGCAAGCTCGGCTGAACGCTGTGGAGGAGCGATTGGAAGAATCTAAC AGCTTCGAGGGGATGAGAATCACTCAGGACATGTTGATTCGATCACTGGAGGACACTCAACCGTCTCTGACGACTGGGGAGATTAGCAAATTCAATAGGAT ataCAATCGATTTATGAATGGAGGGAATGTTCCTGATGACCTGGGGATAAAACAAAAAGCCACTCTAGCTTAA
- the LOC135171180 gene encoding uncharacterized protein LOC135171180 isoform X2, translated as MQDKRLIVKYVPVKDSFVLVPSPWHRKLSSQAGAIKVSHEGKDFYFAPSQSQSSPGDFLCINATFGKCLQIKEGTEVNVSYVPDPPALTNIQVQTVNVEDWHIVNLKSHKIETTLLDQVGIVSLDQPIVVWLSKYLNVTLLVESISPPFRYGKIENHTEVVVRSVSVDKTSGDSQKKIPRNSRPKKCETDCEILMKNWRCPKLPEIFRICLVSLDEKYRVNGIPETEISSPHNIFMFSSRLRELFPERKNFSMIYGRIKRVFKEKQSSNLPVSLTNQRNSDNEPEMVVSLSPVEHFLNKQFIGSNGDDKNIWLSEGLRRYSRLPLGTKVHIEPLENVDNIVTSLGILSSGDFDEKTLENNFKDYVHQYSTKNDLIISQNTRISLGDRKCRIKLRPDDIPHVLLNDEKLRTIKIEIIREGNTQVNEETLEDNLPPQEVYETPLKKILEDSVRMLTMSLTPQDYSFPRQNILICGSTGTGKTTLLHHLQQKMENPPNFMNTIFVDCRKLKGKKVDAVSKIFTSTMHDCVYYQPSVLFLDNLDSITSRPSDNEEDSPDATNATRISESLSSLFTIYQSSHLISIVASSTRMERLGVGLRPSRGVHVFQTMMNVPSLSAEERIDFLKFKLRGKVEISEKNFNWEFYSGKTEGWVFQDLSDLSEKSVFIAWKRGRAPVVLEDEDLSKALGMIKPLSLYGVSLFSGEGNSWGDIGGLEGVKESLRQILQWPLMYPGLFAKAPVRHQSGILLYGMPGTGKTMLAGAIAKECGLNFINIKGPELLSRYIGASEEAVRSIFEKAQRIRPCIVFFDEFESLAPRSLISWIKSLINVIVITLVPGEATTPPV; from the exons ATGCAAGATAAACGTCTTATTGTTAAATATGTGCCGGTGAAAGATTCTTTTGTGTTAGTACCCAGCCCCTGGCATCGTAAATTGTCCTCTCAG GCTGGTGCCATAAAAGTGTCCCACGAAGGGAAAGACTTCTATTTTGCCCCTTCACAATCACAATCAAGTCCAGGTGATTTTTTATGCATAAATGCAACGTTTGGAAAATGTTTGCAAATAAAAGAAGGGACAGAAGTCAATGTTTCTTATGTTCCTGACCCACCTGCACTGACAAACATACAGGTTCAAACTGTCAACGTTGAGGACTGGCACATTGTG AACCTGAAATCTCATAAAATCGAGACGACACTCCTGGATCAAGTTGGTATCGTATCCCTGGACCAGCCGATTGTCGTCTGGCTATCAAAGTACCTGAATGTTACGCTCCTCGTCG AGTCAATCTCTCCCCCCTTTCGCTacggaaaaattgagaatcaCACGGAAGTTGTGGTTCGGTCTGTGAGTGTGGATAAAACCTCTGGTGACAGTCAAAAGAAAATTCCGCGGAATTCGCGTCCTAAAAAATGCGAAACAGATTGCGAGATTTTAATGAAGAACTGGAGGTGTCCAAAGCTCCCCGAGATATTCCGTATTTGTCTAGTGTCATTGGACGAAAAATATAGAGTCAATGGAATTCCAGAGACTGAAATATCGTCTCCCCATAATATATTCATGTTCTCGAGTCGATTGAGGGAATTATTTCCCGAGAGGAAGAATTTTTCGATGATTTATGGGAGGATTAAGAGAGTATTTAAAGAGAAACAAAGCAGTAATTTACCCGTCAGCCTCACTAATCAGAGAAATAGTGATAATGAGCCAGAGATGGTCGTAAGTCTCTCCCCAGTGgagcattttttaaataaacaatttattggATCGAACGGAGACGACAAGAACATTTGGTTGTCAGAGGGTTTAAGGAGATATTCACGTCTCCCTCTGGGTACAAAAGTTCATATAGAGCCACTGGAGAACGTGGACAACATAGTTACATCGTTAGGAATCCTCTCCTCgggagattttgatgaaaaaaccctagagaataattttaaagatTACGTACATCAATATTCCACGAAGAACGACTTAATTATTTCCCAAAACACGAGGATCTCCCTGGGGGACAGAAAATGTAGAATAAAACTCCGTCCGGATGACATCCCCCACGTTCTGCTGAACGATGAGAAGCTGAGgacaataaaaatcgaaataattCGGGAGGGGAATACCCAGGTTAATGAAGAGACCCTCGAGGATAATCTTCCTCCTCAGGAAGTTTATGAAACTCCGTTGAAGAAAATCCTAGAAGACTCCGTGCGAATGCTCACGATGAGCCTGACCCCGCAGGATTATTCCTTCCCCCGACAGAACATTCTAATCTGCGGGTCCACTGGCACCGGCAAGACGACTCTCCTCCACCACCTCCAGCAGAAGATGGAGAATCCTCCGAACTTCATGAACACGATTTTCGTGGACTGTCGAAAGTTGAAGGGAAAGAAAGTCGACGCAgtttcgaaaattttcaccTCGACGATGCACGACTGCGTGTACTACCAGCCCTCAGTACTGTTCCTGGACAACTTGGACAGCATCACGAGTCGCCCGAGTGACAACGAGGAGGATTCCCCGGATGCGACGAACGCCACGAGAATTTCCGAATCGCTGAGCAGTCTCTTCACGATTTATCAGTCTTCCCACTTGATTTCTATCGTGGCCTCCAGCACCCGAATGGAGCGTCTGGGGGTGGGACTGAGGCCCTCCCGAGGGGTCCACGTCTTCCAGACGATGATGAACGTCCCGAGCCTGTCGGCGGAGGAGAGAATCGACTTCCTGAAGTTCAAATTGCGAGGGAAAGTGGAAATTtcggagaaaaatttcaattgggAGTTTTACTCGGGGAAGACTGAAGGCTGGGTGTTCCAGGATCTCTCGGATTTGTCCGAGAAGTCGGTGTTCATTGCCTGGAAGCGTGGAAGGGCCCCAGTCGTTCTGGAGGATGAGGATTTGTCAAAGGCCCTGGGAATGATCAAGCCATTGTCTCTGTATGGGGTGTCGCTGTTCTCCGGGGAAGGTAACAGCTGGGGGGATATCGGGGGCCTTGAGGGGGTGAAGGAGTCCCTCAGGCAGATCCTCCAGTGGCCCTTGATGTACCCAGGACTCTTCGCGAAGGCCCCTGTGAGACACCAGAGTGGAATTTTGTTGTATGGAATGCCGGGGACTGGGAAGACGATGTTGGCTGGGGCCATCGCCAAGGAATGTggattaaatttcattaatatcaAGGGCCCGGAGTTGTTATCCAGGTACATTGGGGCCAGTGAGGAGGCTGTGAGGAGCATCTTCGAGAAGGCCCAAAGGATCCGGCCTTGCATTgttttttttgatgaattcgAGAGTTTAGCTCCGAG GAGTTTAATTTCCTGGATAAAGTCATTGATAAATGTAATCGTGATTACTTTGGTCCCAGGCGAGGCCACGACTCCACCGGTGTAA